Proteins encoded together in one Astyanax mexicanus isolate ESR-SI-001 chromosome 10, AstMex3_surface, whole genome shotgun sequence window:
- the LOC103041099 gene encoding E3 ubiquitin-protein ligase Hakai isoform X3: MRNRCAATIARTEWMRPAHAVWRRESQNAKREDMDQNDNDLQGTDGSGILGGPDVRRRIPIKLLSKQNIRSKPTARPQRPITRGPSNGQNDEGTESFSCKQEERFECKSGDAYGSQRRFPHPLFWDYKLNLVGEKDDTPIHFCDKCGLPIKLYGRMIPCKHVFCYDCAVLYEKKNDKMCPGCTDPVQRIEQCQRGSLFMCSIVQGCKRTYLSQRDLQAHINHRHMRSGKPGGSRPEPSPASDPPDRFRLPPPPHLSKGHPLIPPPLQGHEPYGQPPPASPSPSDLGPSSRGLPPETFRIATVTTRKHSNLITVPIHDDSGSSGPRDPHPQTPPGPPPHHHPGDYPGQSVVSHPHHIMPPPQQQHYGPPPPPPPPLSHPMQHPSQASAAPHMVYNQAPPMSTAPPPITPPGHIINQMPPFMNHPLQGPLSQHGGPPVSAPPPHHYNPNSMPQDQGTLSPPFSQPGGLSPGMWPAPRGPHPPRMQGPPPQGPHHPEQGRYRPYYQ; the protein is encoded by the exons ATGCGTAATCGCTGCGCAGCCACAATCGCAAGAACAGAGTGGATGCGTCCCGCCCACGCAGTCTGGAGGCGAGAGTCCCAGAATGCAAAGCGAGAAGACATGGACCAAAATG ACAATGATCTCCAGGGGACTGATGGTTCAGGTATTCTTGGAGGCCCAGATGTTCGTCGGCGGATTCCCATCAAGTTACTGTCCAAACAGAACATAAGAAGCAAGCCTACTGCCCGGCCACAACGGCCTATCACCAGGGGACCATCAAATGGACAAAATGATGAAGGTACCG AGTCTTTTAGCTGTAAACAGGAGGAAAGATTTGAATGCAAATCTGGGGATGCTTATGGGAGCCAGCGGAGATTCCCCCATCCTTTATTCTGGGACTATAAG CTTAATTTAGTTGGAGAGAAAGATGACACTCCGATTCATTTCTGTGATAAGTGTGGACTGCCCATCAAGCTATATGGCCGAATG aTTCCCTGTAAGCATGTGTTCTGCTATGACTGTGCGGTGCTCTACGAGAAGAAAAATGATAAGATGTGCCCAGG CTGCACGGACCCGGTCCAACGCATCGAACAGTGCCAACGCGGCTCCCTCTTCATGTGCAGCATTGTCCAGGGCTGCAAGCGCACCTACCTCTCTCAGCGGGACCTGCAGGCCCACATTAACCACCGCCACATGAGATCGGGAAAGCCTGGAGGCTCCAGACCTGAGCCATCTCCGGCCTCAGACCCACCAGACCGCTTCCGGCTGCCGCCGCCGCCTCACCTGTCCAAAGGCCACCCTCTAATCCCTCCTCCACTGCAGGGCCACGAACCCTACGGCCAACCTCCCCCAGCCTCGCCCTCTCCATCTGACCTGGGGCCCTCATCTCGAGGCCTTCCCCCAGAGACCTTCCGCATAGCCACTGTGACCACACGCAAGCACAGCAATCTCATCACTGTGCCCATCCACGATGACTCGGGCAGCTCTGGCCCACGTGACCCACACCCACAAACTCCCCCCGGCCCACCCCCGCACCACCACCCCGGAGACTACCCCGGCCAATCTGTTGTGTCCCACCCACACCACATCATGCCCCCACCTCAGCAGCAGCACTACGGTCcccctccaccacctcctcctcctctcagccACCCCATGCAGCACCCATCTCAAGCTTCGGCCGCGCCGCACATGGTCTACAACCAGGCACCTCCGATGTCCACTGCCCCGCCTCCCATCACCCCTCCTGGACACATCATAAACCAGATGCCTCCATTTATGAACCACCCTCTGCAGGGGCCACTGTCTCAACATGGGGGTCCACCTGTCAGTGCCCCACCTCCTCACCACTACAACCCTAATTCCATGCCACAGGACCAGGGCACCCTCAGCCCACCATTTAGCCAGCCTGGAGGCTTAAGCCCGGGTATGTGGCCTGCTCCCCGAGGCCCTCACCCTCCACGCATGCAGGGACCTCCTCCTCAGGGGCCCCATCATCCTGAGCAGGGCAGATACAGACCGTACTACCAATAG
- the LOC103041099 gene encoding E3 ubiquitin-protein ligase Hakai isoform X4, whose product MRNRCAATIARTEWMRPAHAVWRRESQNAKREDMDQNDNDLQGTDGSGILGGPDVRRRIPIKLLSKQNIRSKPTARPQRPITRGPSNGQNDEESFSCKQEERFECKSGDAYGSQRRFPHPLFWDYKLNLVGEKDDTPIHFCDKCGLPIKLYGRMIPCKHVFCYDCAVLYEKKNDKMCPGCTDPVQRIEQCQRGSLFMCSIVQGCKRTYLSQRDLQAHINHRHMRSGKPGGSRPEPSPASDPPDRFRLPPPPHLSKGHPLIPPPLQGHEPYGQPPPASPSPSDLGPSSRGLPPETFRIATVTTRKHSNLITVPIHDDSGSSGPRDPHPQTPPGPPPHHHPGDYPGQSVVSHPHHIMPPPQQQHYGPPPPPPPPLSHPMQHPSQASAAPHMVYNQAPPMSTAPPPITPPGHIINQMPPFMNHPLQGPLSQHGGPPVSAPPPHHYNPNSMPQDQGTLSPPFSQPGGLSPGMWPAPRGPHPPRMQGPPPQGPHHPEQGRYRPYYQ is encoded by the exons ATGCGTAATCGCTGCGCAGCCACAATCGCAAGAACAGAGTGGATGCGTCCCGCCCACGCAGTCTGGAGGCGAGAGTCCCAGAATGCAAAGCGAGAAGACATGGACCAAAATG ACAATGATCTCCAGGGGACTGATGGTTCAGGTATTCTTGGAGGCCCAGATGTTCGTCGGCGGATTCCCATCAAGTTACTGTCCAAACAGAACATAAGAAGCAAGCCTACTGCCCGGCCACAACGGCCTATCACCAGGGGACCATCAAATGGACAAAATGATGAAG AGTCTTTTAGCTGTAAACAGGAGGAAAGATTTGAATGCAAATCTGGGGATGCTTATGGGAGCCAGCGGAGATTCCCCCATCCTTTATTCTGGGACTATAAG CTTAATTTAGTTGGAGAGAAAGATGACACTCCGATTCATTTCTGTGATAAGTGTGGACTGCCCATCAAGCTATATGGCCGAATG aTTCCCTGTAAGCATGTGTTCTGCTATGACTGTGCGGTGCTCTACGAGAAGAAAAATGATAAGATGTGCCCAGG CTGCACGGACCCGGTCCAACGCATCGAACAGTGCCAACGCGGCTCCCTCTTCATGTGCAGCATTGTCCAGGGCTGCAAGCGCACCTACCTCTCTCAGCGGGACCTGCAGGCCCACATTAACCACCGCCACATGAGATCGGGAAAGCCTGGAGGCTCCAGACCTGAGCCATCTCCGGCCTCAGACCCACCAGACCGCTTCCGGCTGCCGCCGCCGCCTCACCTGTCCAAAGGCCACCCTCTAATCCCTCCTCCACTGCAGGGCCACGAACCCTACGGCCAACCTCCCCCAGCCTCGCCCTCTCCATCTGACCTGGGGCCCTCATCTCGAGGCCTTCCCCCAGAGACCTTCCGCATAGCCACTGTGACCACACGCAAGCACAGCAATCTCATCACTGTGCCCATCCACGATGACTCGGGCAGCTCTGGCCCACGTGACCCACACCCACAAACTCCCCCCGGCCCACCCCCGCACCACCACCCCGGAGACTACCCCGGCCAATCTGTTGTGTCCCACCCACACCACATCATGCCCCCACCTCAGCAGCAGCACTACGGTCcccctccaccacctcctcctcctctcagccACCCCATGCAGCACCCATCTCAAGCTTCGGCCGCGCCGCACATGGTCTACAACCAGGCACCTCCGATGTCCACTGCCCCGCCTCCCATCACCCCTCCTGGACACATCATAAACCAGATGCCTCCATTTATGAACCACCCTCTGCAGGGGCCACTGTCTCAACATGGGGGTCCACCTGTCAGTGCCCCACCTCCTCACCACTACAACCCTAATTCCATGCCACAGGACCAGGGCACCCTCAGCCCACCATTTAGCCAGCCTGGAGGCTTAAGCCCGGGTATGTGGCCTGCTCCCCGAGGCCCTCACCCTCCACGCATGCAGGGACCTCCTCCTCAGGGGCCCCATCATCCTGAGCAGGGCAGATACAGACCGTACTACCAATAG
- the LOC103041099 gene encoding E3 ubiquitin-protein ligase Hakai isoform X1, producing MRNRCAATIARTEWMRPAHAVWRRESQNAKREDMDQNDNDLQGTDGSGILGGPDVRRRIPIKLLSKQNIRSKPTARPQRPITRGPSNGQNDEGTESFSCKQEERFECKSGDAYGSQRRFPHPLFWDYKLNLVGEKDDTPIHFCDKCGLPIKLYGRMIPCKHVFCYDCAVLYEKKNDKMCPGLSMYSCTDPVQRIEQCQRGSLFMCSIVQGCKRTYLSQRDLQAHINHRHMRSGKPGGSRPEPSPASDPPDRFRLPPPPHLSKGHPLIPPPLQGHEPYGQPPPASPSPSDLGPSSRGLPPETFRIATVTTRKHSNLITVPIHDDSGSSGPRDPHPQTPPGPPPHHHPGDYPGQSVVSHPHHIMPPPQQQHYGPPPPPPPPLSHPMQHPSQASAAPHMVYNQAPPMSTAPPPITPPGHIINQMPPFMNHPLQGPLSQHGGPPVSAPPPHHYNPNSMPQDQGTLSPPFSQPGGLSPGMWPAPRGPHPPRMQGPPPQGPHHPEQGRYRPYYQ from the exons ATGCGTAATCGCTGCGCAGCCACAATCGCAAGAACAGAGTGGATGCGTCCCGCCCACGCAGTCTGGAGGCGAGAGTCCCAGAATGCAAAGCGAGAAGACATGGACCAAAATG ACAATGATCTCCAGGGGACTGATGGTTCAGGTATTCTTGGAGGCCCAGATGTTCGTCGGCGGATTCCCATCAAGTTACTGTCCAAACAGAACATAAGAAGCAAGCCTACTGCCCGGCCACAACGGCCTATCACCAGGGGACCATCAAATGGACAAAATGATGAAGGTACCG AGTCTTTTAGCTGTAAACAGGAGGAAAGATTTGAATGCAAATCTGGGGATGCTTATGGGAGCCAGCGGAGATTCCCCCATCCTTTATTCTGGGACTATAAG CTTAATTTAGTTGGAGAGAAAGATGACACTCCGATTCATTTCTGTGATAAGTGTGGACTGCCCATCAAGCTATATGGCCGAATG aTTCCCTGTAAGCATGTGTTCTGCTATGACTGTGCGGTGCTCTACGAGAAGAAAAATGATAAGATGTGCCCAGG tttgtCCATGTACAGCTGCACGGACCCGGTCCAACGCATCGAACAGTGCCAACGCGGCTCCCTCTTCATGTGCAGCATTGTCCAGGGCTGCAAGCGCACCTACCTCTCTCAGCGGGACCTGCAGGCCCACATTAACCACCGCCACATGAGATCGGGAAAGCCTGGAGGCTCCAGACCTGAGCCATCTCCGGCCTCAGACCCACCAGACCGCTTCCGGCTGCCGCCGCCGCCTCACCTGTCCAAAGGCCACCCTCTAATCCCTCCTCCACTGCAGGGCCACGAACCCTACGGCCAACCTCCCCCAGCCTCGCCCTCTCCATCTGACCTGGGGCCCTCATCTCGAGGCCTTCCCCCAGAGACCTTCCGCATAGCCACTGTGACCACACGCAAGCACAGCAATCTCATCACTGTGCCCATCCACGATGACTCGGGCAGCTCTGGCCCACGTGACCCACACCCACAAACTCCCCCCGGCCCACCCCCGCACCACCACCCCGGAGACTACCCCGGCCAATCTGTTGTGTCCCACCCACACCACATCATGCCCCCACCTCAGCAGCAGCACTACGGTCcccctccaccacctcctcctcctctcagccACCCCATGCAGCACCCATCTCAAGCTTCGGCCGCGCCGCACATGGTCTACAACCAGGCACCTCCGATGTCCACTGCCCCGCCTCCCATCACCCCTCCTGGACACATCATAAACCAGATGCCTCCATTTATGAACCACCCTCTGCAGGGGCCACTGTCTCAACATGGGGGTCCACCTGTCAGTGCCCCACCTCCTCACCACTACAACCCTAATTCCATGCCACAGGACCAGGGCACCCTCAGCCCACCATTTAGCCAGCCTGGAGGCTTAAGCCCGGGTATGTGGCCTGCTCCCCGAGGCCCTCACCCTCCACGCATGCAGGGACCTCCTCCTCAGGGGCCCCATCATCCTGAGCAGGGCAGATACAGACCGTACTACCAATAG
- the LOC103041099 gene encoding E3 ubiquitin-protein ligase Hakai isoform X2, with amino-acid sequence MRNRCAATIARTEWMRPAHAVWRRESQNAKREDMDQNDNDLQGTDGSGILGGPDVRRRIPIKLLSKQNIRSKPTARPQRPITRGPSNGQNDEESFSCKQEERFECKSGDAYGSQRRFPHPLFWDYKLNLVGEKDDTPIHFCDKCGLPIKLYGRMIPCKHVFCYDCAVLYEKKNDKMCPGLSMYSCTDPVQRIEQCQRGSLFMCSIVQGCKRTYLSQRDLQAHINHRHMRSGKPGGSRPEPSPASDPPDRFRLPPPPHLSKGHPLIPPPLQGHEPYGQPPPASPSPSDLGPSSRGLPPETFRIATVTTRKHSNLITVPIHDDSGSSGPRDPHPQTPPGPPPHHHPGDYPGQSVVSHPHHIMPPPQQQHYGPPPPPPPPLSHPMQHPSQASAAPHMVYNQAPPMSTAPPPITPPGHIINQMPPFMNHPLQGPLSQHGGPPVSAPPPHHYNPNSMPQDQGTLSPPFSQPGGLSPGMWPAPRGPHPPRMQGPPPQGPHHPEQGRYRPYYQ; translated from the exons ATGCGTAATCGCTGCGCAGCCACAATCGCAAGAACAGAGTGGATGCGTCCCGCCCACGCAGTCTGGAGGCGAGAGTCCCAGAATGCAAAGCGAGAAGACATGGACCAAAATG ACAATGATCTCCAGGGGACTGATGGTTCAGGTATTCTTGGAGGCCCAGATGTTCGTCGGCGGATTCCCATCAAGTTACTGTCCAAACAGAACATAAGAAGCAAGCCTACTGCCCGGCCACAACGGCCTATCACCAGGGGACCATCAAATGGACAAAATGATGAAG AGTCTTTTAGCTGTAAACAGGAGGAAAGATTTGAATGCAAATCTGGGGATGCTTATGGGAGCCAGCGGAGATTCCCCCATCCTTTATTCTGGGACTATAAG CTTAATTTAGTTGGAGAGAAAGATGACACTCCGATTCATTTCTGTGATAAGTGTGGACTGCCCATCAAGCTATATGGCCGAATG aTTCCCTGTAAGCATGTGTTCTGCTATGACTGTGCGGTGCTCTACGAGAAGAAAAATGATAAGATGTGCCCAGG tttgtCCATGTACAGCTGCACGGACCCGGTCCAACGCATCGAACAGTGCCAACGCGGCTCCCTCTTCATGTGCAGCATTGTCCAGGGCTGCAAGCGCACCTACCTCTCTCAGCGGGACCTGCAGGCCCACATTAACCACCGCCACATGAGATCGGGAAAGCCTGGAGGCTCCAGACCTGAGCCATCTCCGGCCTCAGACCCACCAGACCGCTTCCGGCTGCCGCCGCCGCCTCACCTGTCCAAAGGCCACCCTCTAATCCCTCCTCCACTGCAGGGCCACGAACCCTACGGCCAACCTCCCCCAGCCTCGCCCTCTCCATCTGACCTGGGGCCCTCATCTCGAGGCCTTCCCCCAGAGACCTTCCGCATAGCCACTGTGACCACACGCAAGCACAGCAATCTCATCACTGTGCCCATCCACGATGACTCGGGCAGCTCTGGCCCACGTGACCCACACCCACAAACTCCCCCCGGCCCACCCCCGCACCACCACCCCGGAGACTACCCCGGCCAATCTGTTGTGTCCCACCCACACCACATCATGCCCCCACCTCAGCAGCAGCACTACGGTCcccctccaccacctcctcctcctctcagccACCCCATGCAGCACCCATCTCAAGCTTCGGCCGCGCCGCACATGGTCTACAACCAGGCACCTCCGATGTCCACTGCCCCGCCTCCCATCACCCCTCCTGGACACATCATAAACCAGATGCCTCCATTTATGAACCACCCTCTGCAGGGGCCACTGTCTCAACATGGGGGTCCACCTGTCAGTGCCCCACCTCCTCACCACTACAACCCTAATTCCATGCCACAGGACCAGGGCACCCTCAGCCCACCATTTAGCCAGCCTGGAGGCTTAAGCCCGGGTATGTGGCCTGCTCCCCGAGGCCCTCACCCTCCACGCATGCAGGGACCTCCTCCTCAGGGGCCCCATCATCCTGAGCAGGGCAGATACAGACCGTACTACCAATAG
- the zgc:101783 gene encoding protein FAM3C isoform X1 — MYRHRVGPYVVHTRQPNYRIQRWFVLVFILVLAILVCVKIFKYTEITVDNLFSFEHEKLDREMSVLAETSIVRAPQNQCSLVQTCPDEHFPFKIATGAANVIGPKICFNGQVLMGGQTKPWGHGLNIAVVNGITGQLIDADSFDMWSDDVKPLVEYLTSIKIGSLVLIASCDDPATRLNDDARTLISQLGSSQISNLSFRDNWIFVGGKGINTLKPLEKYIKNDKTVNLYGDWPEMLEMEGCIPRKQE; from the exons ATGTATAGACACAGAG TGGGGCCCTACGTGGTACACACGAGGCAGCCAAACTATA GAATTCAACGATGGTTTGTACTGGTTTTTATCCTGGTGCTAGCAATACTTGTATGTGTCAAGAtctttaaatatacagaaatTACAGTGGACAACCTATTCA GTTTTGAACATGAAAAACTTGATCGTGAAATGTCCGTCTTAGCCGAAACCTCCA ttgtCAGAGCGCCGCAGAATCAGTGTAGTCTCGTGCAGACATGTCCTGATGAACACTTTCCCTTTAAGATTGCCACTGGAGCAGCAAATGTCATAGGTCCAAAGATCTGTTTTAATGGACAGGT TTTAATGGGTGGACAGACAAAACCTTGGGGACATGGACTTAATATTGCAGTTGTCAATG GCATTACTGGTCAACTTATTGATGCTGATTCCTTTGACATGTGGAGTGATG ATGTTAAGCCACTTGTAGAATATCTCACATCCATTAAAATTGGCTCTCTTGTGCTGATAGCGTCCTGTGATGATCCAGCAACAAG GCTTAACGATGATGCAAGGACACTAATAAGTCAACTTGGCAGCTCACAGATTTCAAACCTGAGCTTCAGAGATAACTGGATCTTTGTGGGAGGAAAAGGAATCAACACTTTAAAGCCGTTGGAGAAG tatataaaaaatgacaaaacagtGAACCTCTATGGAGACTGGCCAGAGATGCTGGAGATGGAGGGCTGTATCCCACGAAAACAAGAGTAA
- the zgc:101783 gene encoding protein FAM3C isoform X2 — protein sequence MYRHRGIQRWFVLVFILVLAILVCVKIFKYTEITVDNLFSFEHEKLDREMSVLAETSIVRAPQNQCSLVQTCPDEHFPFKIATGAANVIGPKICFNGQVLMGGQTKPWGHGLNIAVVNGITGQLIDADSFDMWSDDVKPLVEYLTSIKIGSLVLIASCDDPATRLNDDARTLISQLGSSQISNLSFRDNWIFVGGKGINTLKPLEKYIKNDKTVNLYGDWPEMLEMEGCIPRKQE from the exons ATGTATAGACACAGAG GAATTCAACGATGGTTTGTACTGGTTTTTATCCTGGTGCTAGCAATACTTGTATGTGTCAAGAtctttaaatatacagaaatTACAGTGGACAACCTATTCA GTTTTGAACATGAAAAACTTGATCGTGAAATGTCCGTCTTAGCCGAAACCTCCA ttgtCAGAGCGCCGCAGAATCAGTGTAGTCTCGTGCAGACATGTCCTGATGAACACTTTCCCTTTAAGATTGCCACTGGAGCAGCAAATGTCATAGGTCCAAAGATCTGTTTTAATGGACAGGT TTTAATGGGTGGACAGACAAAACCTTGGGGACATGGACTTAATATTGCAGTTGTCAATG GCATTACTGGTCAACTTATTGATGCTGATTCCTTTGACATGTGGAGTGATG ATGTTAAGCCACTTGTAGAATATCTCACATCCATTAAAATTGGCTCTCTTGTGCTGATAGCGTCCTGTGATGATCCAGCAACAAG GCTTAACGATGATGCAAGGACACTAATAAGTCAACTTGGCAGCTCACAGATTTCAAACCTGAGCTTCAGAGATAACTGGATCTTTGTGGGAGGAAAAGGAATCAACACTTTAAAGCCGTTGGAGAAG tatataaaaaatgacaaaacagtGAACCTCTATGGAGACTGGCCAGAGATGCTGGAGATGGAGGGCTGTATCCCACGAAAACAAGAGTAA
- the zgc:171459 gene encoding girdin translates to MSSSSYTYKLTEEDIKSLIRLRTTNAALFTRRRNAAKAAWSAILRELGLEDKVTVDQIAKKWENLKMKYKEIKFPPPGMEEVAKASHWRWFKPLDEALKEEMNETNYRPMTSSVSDEDSGPQASKRICQVKVGGDILELLVDDEGISGVTDAGSTVLNQERLLGNETPTHLSSLDIEKIKLSRERQILEKEHTELDRERLMLEREKDLAEKEKMILQRDRAQVEKDRAAVDRDRAALDQDRARLEKDRAALERDKAALVRDRENLNATLEEKNTPLDTPREKNREKLIFLIERLIDKF, encoded by the exons ATGAGCAGCTCTTCATATACGTATAAAC TGACTGAGGAGGACATCAAGAGCCTGATTCGCCTGAGAACGACGAACGCGGCCCTCTTTACCAGAAGGAGAAATGCAGCCAAAGCAGCCTGGAG TGCCATTCTAAGGGAGTTGGGGCTGGAAGATAAGGTAACAGTTGACCAGATTGCCAAGAAATGGGAAAACTTAAAGATGAAGTACAAG GAAATCAAATTTCCTCCACCTGGCATGGAGGAGGTGGCGAAGGCATCCCACTGGAGATGGTTTAAACCACTGGACGAAGCCTTAAAGGAGGAGATGAATGAGACAAACTACCGTCCAATGACTTCATCAGTGAGTGATGAAGACTCTGGACCCCAGGCCAGCAAAAGAATATGTCAGGTGAAAGTAGGAGGCGACATCTTAGAACTGTTGGTGGATGATGAAGGAATATCTGGGGTGACCGACGCTGGGTCGACTGTATTGAACCAAGAGAGACTCCTGGGAAATGAGACGCCTACACATCTGTCCAGCCTGGATATTGAGAAGATCAAACTGAGCAGAGAACGTCAGATTCTGGAGAAGGAGCACACAGAGCTGGACAGAGAGAGGCTGATGTTGGAGAGAGAAAAGGATCTGGCGGAGAAGGAAAAGATGATTCTGCAGAGAGACAGGGCACAGGTAGAGAAAGACAGGGCTGCAGTGGACAGAGACCGAGCAGCTCTGGACCAGGACAGAGCCCGGCTGGAAAAAGACAGGGCTGCGCTAGAGAGGGACAAGGCAGCGCTAGTGAGAGACAGGGAGAACCTGAATGCCACGCTTGAAGAGAAGAATACCCCACTTGATACTCCACgtgagaagaacagagagaaatTAATCTTCTTAATTGAAAGATTAATTGATAAGTTTTAA